One genomic segment of Mastomys coucha isolate ucsf_1 unplaced genomic scaffold, UCSF_Mcou_1 pScaffold22, whole genome shotgun sequence includes these proteins:
- the Aars1 gene encoding alanine--tRNA ligase, cytoplasmic — protein sequence MDSTLTAREIRERFINFFKRNDHTYVHSSATIPLDDPTLLFANAGMNQFKPIFLNTIDPSHPMAKLSRAANTQKCIRAGGKHNDLDDVGKDVYHHTFFEMLGSWSFGDYFKELACKMALELLTQEFGIPVERLYVTYFGGDEAAGLEPDLECRQIWQNLGLDEAKILPGNMKDNFWEMGDTGPCGPCSEIHYDRIGGRDAAHLVNQDDPNVLEIWNLVFIQYNRESDGVLKPLPKKSIDTGMGLERLVSVLQNKMSNYDTDLFVPYFEAIHKGTGARPYTGKVGAEDADGIDMAYRVLADHARTITVALADGGRPDNTGRGYVLRRILRRAVRYSHEKLNASRGFFATLVDVVVQSLGDAFPELKKDPDMVKDIINEEEAQFLKTLSRGRRILDRKIQSLGDCKTIPGDTAWLLYDTYGFPVDLTGLIAEEKGLVVDMDGFEEERRLAQLKSQGKGAGGEDLIMLDIYAIEELRAKGLEATDDSPKYNYHSDSSGSYVFECTVATVLALRREKMFVDEVVTGQECGVVLDKTCFYAEQGGQIYDEGYLVKVDDSSEDKTEFTVKNAQVRGGYVLHIGTIYGNLKVGDQVRLFIDEPRRRPVMSNHTATHILNFALRSVLGEADQKGSLVAPDRLRFDFTAKGAMSTQQIKKAEEIVNSMIEAAKPVYTQDCPLASAKAIQGLRAVFDETYPDPVRVVSIGVPVSELLDDPSGPAGSLTSVEFCGGTHLRNSSHAGAFVIVTEEAIAKGIRRIVAVTGAEAQKALRKSEALKTSLSALEAKVKAQTAPNKDVQREIADLGEALATAVIPQWQKDEQRETLKSLKKVMDDLDRASKADVQKRVLEKTKQLIDSNPNQPLVILEMESGASAKALNEALKLFKTHSPQTSAMLFTVDNEAGKITCLCQVPQNAANRGLKASEWVQQVSGLMDGKGGGKDVSAQATGKNVGCLQEALQLATSFAQLRLGDVKN from the exons ATGGACTCCACTCTAACAGCACGAGAGATCCGAGAGCGGTTTATAAATTTCTTCAAACGAAATGACCACACCTATGTCCACTCTTCCGCCACCATCCCTCTGGATGACCCCACTTTGCTCTTCGCCAATGCAGGCATGAACCAG TTCAAACCCATCTTCCTAAACACAATTGACCCATCTCACCCTATGGCAAAGCTGAGCAGAGCTGCCAATACCCAGAAATGCATCCGAGCTGGGGGCAAACACAATGACCTGGATGACGTGGGCAAAGACGTCTACCACCACACCTTCTTTGAGATGCTGGGCTCCTGGTCTTTTGGGGACTATTTCAAG GAATTGGCATGTAAGATGGCCCTGGAACTTCTTACCCAGGAGTTTGGTATTCCAGTTGAAAGACTCTATGTCACTTACTTTGGTGGGGATGAGGCAGCCGGCCTAGAGCCAGATCTGGAGTGTAGACAGATCTGGCAAAATTTAGG ACTGGATGAAGCCAAAATCCTCCCTGGCAACATgaaggacaacttctgggagaTGGGTGACACAGGCCCCTGTGGTCCCTGCAGTGAGATCCACTATGACCGAATTGGTGGCAGGGACGCTGCACACCTTGTCAACCAAGATGACCCCAACGTGCTGGAGATCTGGAACCTCGTGTTCATCCAGTATAACAG GGAATCTGATGGTGTTCTGAAACCTCTCCCCAAGAAAAGCATCGACACAGGGATGGGCCTAGAGAGACTGGTATCTGTGCTGCAGAACAAGATGTCCAACTATGACACTGACCTTTTTGTTCCTTACTTTGAAGCCATTCACAAG GGTACTGGCGCCCGGCCATATACTGGGAAGGTTGGTGCTGAGGATGCAGATGGAATCGACATGGCCTACAGGGTCCTGGCTGATCACGCCCGGACCATCACTGTGGCATTGGCTGATGGCGGCCGGCCTGACAACACAGGACGGGG GTACGTGCTGAGACGGATCCTTCGCCGAGCCGTTCGATATTCCCATGAGAAACTGAATGCCAGCAGGGGTTTCTTCGCTACAttagttgatgttgttgttcaGTCCCTG GGAGATGCATTTCCTGAGCTGAAGAAGGACCCAGATATGGTGAAGGACATTATTAATGAAGAAGAGGCACAGTTTCTCAAGACTCTGAGCAGAGGGCGGCGCATCCTGGACCGAAAAATTCAGAGCTTAGGAGACTGCAAAACCATCCCAG GCGACACTGCTTGGCTCCTCTATGATACCTACGGATTCCCAGTGGATCTCACTGGACTGATTGCTGAAGAGAAGGGCCTGGTGGTAGATATGGATGGCTTTGAAGAAGAGAGGAGACTGGCCCAG CTGAAGTCACAGGGCAAGGGAGCAGGGGGAGAAGACCTCATCATGCTGGACATTTATGCCATTGAAGAGCTCCGGGCAAAGGGTTTGGAGGCCACAGATGACTCTCCAAAGTATAACTACCATTCAGACTCCAGCGGTAGCTACG TGTTTGAGTGTACAGTGGCTACCGTGCTTGCTCTGCGTAGGGAAAAGATGTTTGTGGACGAGGTGGTCACTGGCCAGGAGTGTGGCGTGGTGCTGGACAAAACCTGTTTCTATGCCGAACAAGGAGGGCAGATCTACGATGAAGGCTACTTGGTGAAGGTCGACGACAGCAGTGAGGAT AAAACTGAGTTTACAGTGAAGAATGCTCAGGTCCGAGGCGGGTATGTGCTGCACATAGGAACAATATATGGTAACCTGAAGGTGGGGGATCAAGTCCGGCTGTTTATAGATGAG cccCGGCGGAGACCTGTCATGAGCAACCATACAGCTACACACATCCTGAACTTCGCCTTGCGCTCGGTGCTTGGAGAAGCAGACCAGAAAGGTTCACTGGTTGCTCCTGACCGCCTTCGGTTTGACTTCACTGCCAAGGGAGCCATGTCCACCCAGCAAATCAAGAAGGCTGAGGAGATTGTCAATAGCATGATTGAGGCAGCCAAG CCTGTCTACACCCAGGATTGTCCCCTGGCATCAGCAAAAGCCATCCAGGGCCTTCGAGCTGTGTTTGATGAGACCTATCCTGACCCTGTGCGAGTtgtctccattggggtccctgtgtcAGAGCTGCTGGATGACCCGTCTGGGCCTGCCGGCTCCCTTACTTCTGTTGAGTTTTGTGGAGGAAC ACATCTACGGAATTCTAGCCATGCGGGAGCTTTTGTGATAGTGACTGAAGAAGCTATTGCCAAGGGTATCAGGAGGATTGTTGCCGTCACAGGTGCTGAAGCCCAGAAG GCCCTCAGGAAGTCAGAAGCCTTGAAgacatctctctctgccttggagGCCAAAGTGAAGGCCCAGACTGCACCCAACAAGGATGTGCAGAGGGAAATTGCTGACCTTGGTGAG GCCCTGGCCACTGCAGTCATCCCCCAGTGGCAGAAAGATGAACAACGAGAGACTTtgaaatctctgaagaaagtCATGGATGACCTAGACCGGGCCAGCAAAGCTGATGTCCAGAAGCGA GTATTAGAGAAGACAAAGCAGCTGATTGACAGCAACCCCAACCAGCCTCTAGTCATCCTGGAGATGGAGAGTGGAGCATCGGCCAAG GCCCTGAATGAAGCTTTGAAGCTTTTCAAGACACATTCTCCTCAGACATCTGCTATGTTGTTCACAGTGGACAATGAGGCCGGCAAGATCACATGCTTGTGTCAGGTGCCCCAG AATGCAGCCAACCGGGGGCTAAAAGCCAGTGAGTGGGTCCAGCAGGTTTCAGGCCTGATGGATGGTAAAGGCGGTGGCAAGGATGTGTCTGCCCAGGCCACAGGCAAGAATGTGGGCTGCCTTCAGGAAGCACTGCAGCTGGCTACTTCCTTTGCCCAGCTCCGCCTAGGAGATGTGAAGAActga
- the Exosc6 gene encoding exosome complex component MTR3, whose amino-acid sequence MPGDHRRIRGPEESQSPQLYAAEEDETPAARDPTRLRPVYARAGLLSQAKGSAYLEAGGTKVLCAVSGPRQAEGGERGGGPAGAGGEAPAALRGRLLCDFRRAPFSGRRRRAPQGSGEDRELGLALQEALEPAVRLGRYPRAQLEVSALLLEDGGSALAAALTAAALALADAGVEMYDLVVGCGLSLTPGPSPTWLLDPTRLEEEHSAAGLTVALMPVLNQVAGLLGSGEGGQTESWTEAVRLGLEGCQRLYPVLQQCLVRAARRRGAAAPP is encoded by the coding sequence ATGCCGGGAGACCATCGCCGCATCCGCGGGCCGGAGGAGTCCCAATCGCCACAGCTGTACGCGGCCGAAGAAGACGAGACGCCTGCTGCTCGCGACCCGACGCGGCTCCGACCGGTGTACGCGCGCGCGGGCCTGCTGAGCCAGGCCAAGGGCTCCGCCTACCTGGAGGCGGGAGGCACCAAGGTGCTGTGCGCCGTGTCGGGTCCGCGGCAGGCTGAAGGCGGCGAGCGCGGCGGCGGCCCTGCGGGAGCAGGCGGTGAGGCCCCGGCTGCCCTCCGTGGCCGCCTGCTCTGCGATTTCCGCCGCGCGCCCTTCTCCGGTCGCCGGCGTCGCGCGCCCCAGGGCAGCGGTGAGGACCGCGAGCTGGGTCTGGCTCTGCAAGAGGCGCTGGAGCCCGCGGTGCGCCTGGGGCGCTACCCTCGTGCTCAACTCGAGGTATCGGCGCTGCTGCTGGAGGATGGCGGCTCTGCGCTGGCTGCGGCGCTCACCGCTGCTGCGCTCGCCCTGGCCGACGCGGGAGTGGAGATGTATGACCTGGTAGTGGGCTGCGGTTTGAGCCTCACACCGGGGCCCTCCCCGACTTGGCTGCTGGACCCCACGCGGCTGGAGGAGGAGCATTCTGCGGCCGGCCTCACGGTGGCGCTCATGCCTGTGCTCAATCAGGTGGCCGGGTTACTGGGCAGTGGGGAAGGCGGTCAGACTGAGAGTTGGACCGAGGCGGTGCGCCTGGGCCTGGAAGGCTGCCAGCGCCTCTACCCGGTGCTGCAGCAGTGCTTGGTGCGGGCTGCCCGCCGGAGGGGTGCCGCCGCCCCGCCCTGA
- the LOC116070190 gene encoding uncharacterized protein LOC116070190 isoform X1, with protein MLNSLIPGWMNAKGPQGSRTPTTLTRPAGTVTCTWGRPDRGAGFHPEGAEQDQSPGGQTVGESGVHGAAEGPAHGAGEESSIRPIQPVGGGEPPRLSSAGTSWVACFLALYFWKVPSHSHATQSHLSGAWPFKVLKHGPASSPRKPPGSHEFNS; from the exons ATGCTCAACAGCCTCATTCCAG GGTGGATGAATGCAAAAGGACCACAGGGGTCAAGAACACCTACAACACTCACAAGGCCTGCAGGAACAGTCACCTGCACCTGGGGCAG ACCAGACCGAGGAGCTGGATTTCATCCGGAGGGAGCTGAGCAAGATCAAAGCCCAGGTGGACAGACTGTTGGAGAGTCTGGAGTCCATGGAGCAGCAGAGGGACCAGCACATGGGGCAG GTGAAGAATCAAGCATCAGACCAATACAGCCAGTAGGAGGTGGGGAACCTCCCAGACTTTCTTCAGCTGGTACTTCTTGGGTGGCTTGTTTCCTTGCCTTGTATTTTTGGAAGGTCCCTAGTCACTCCCATGCAACTCAAAGCCACCTTTCTGGCGCTTGGCCATTCAAAGTGCTGAAGCATGGTCCAGCCAGCTCACCCAGAAAACCACCTGGTAGTCATGAGTTTAACTCTTGA
- the LOC116070190 gene encoding heterogeneous nuclear ribonucleoprotein C-like isoform X2, giving the protein MQKDHRGQEHLQHSQGLQEQSPAPGADQTEELDFIRRELSKIKAQVDRLLESLESMEQQRDQHMGQVKNQASDQYSQ; this is encoded by the exons ATGCAAAAGGACCACAGGGGTCAAGAACACCTACAACACTCACAAGGCCTGCAGGAACAGTCACCTGCACCTGGGGCAG ACCAGACCGAGGAGCTGGATTTCATCCGGAGGGAGCTGAGCAAGATCAAAGCCCAGGTGGACAGACTGTTGGAGAGTCTGGAGTCCATGGAGCAGCAGAGGGACCAGCACATGGGGCAG GTGAAGAATCAAGCATCAGACCAATACAGCCAGTAG